A window of Oncorhynchus kisutch isolate 150728-3 linkage group LG10, Okis_V2, whole genome shotgun sequence contains these coding sequences:
- the LOC109893538 gene encoding SEC14-like protein 1 — MVQQYQSPVRVYKHPFELIMAAYVRRFPNCPLIPIFVDSEVVKEEHSDDGATVFIERRCKVEADAPRLFKRMAGVDYLYFIHKNTLDRRERALHIEVVNETFSNRVIVHEICNYTVHPENEEWTCFEQTASLDIKSFFGFENAAEKLAMKQYANSIKKGKEIIEYYLKELEDEGVTHVPRWSPPQAPPPTASPTDLPAGSPDDKLDADYIRRYLGDLTPLQESCLIRLRQWLQETHKGKIPKDQHVLRFLRARDFNLEKAREILCQSLSWRKQHQVDFLLDSWERPQLLHDYYTGGWHHHDRDGRPLYILRLGQMDTKGLVRALGEESLLRQVLSINEEGLRRCEENTRVFGRPISCWTCLVDLEGLNMRHLWRPGVKALLRIIEVVEANYPETLGCLLILRAPRVFPVLWTLVSPFIDENTRKKFLVYAANDYQGPGGLVDYIDREVIPDFLGGDCLCEIPEGGMVPKSLYRTAEALESEELRLWTDTIYKTASVFKGAPHELLIEISESSSVITWDFDVCKGDVIFNIYHSRRAPQPPKRDVQGAHGSIVSPATNNMQLIDRSWILGQDYSMVETALTCKEGESVQGSHVTRWPGFYILQWRFHCSPACSTSSLPRVDDVLASLQVSSHKCKVMFYTEVLGSEDFRGSMTSLESSHSGFSQLSAATTTSSQSQSSSTVSR, encoded by the exons GCCTATGTGCGGAGGTTTCCAAACTGCCCCCTGATCCCCATCTTTGTGGACAGTGAGGTGGTGAAGGAGGAGCACAGTGATGACGGAGCCACTGTGTTCATTGAGAGGCGCTGTAAGGTGGAGGCAGACGCCCCCCGGCTGTTCAAAAGG atggctGGTGTGGACTACCTGTACTTCATCCATAAGAACACTCTGGACCGCAGGGAGAGGGCGCTGCACATCGAGGTCGTCAACGAGACCTTCTCCAACAGAGTCATCGTCCATGAGATCTGCAACTACACG GTTCACCCAGAGAATGAGGAGTGGACGTGTTTCGAGCAGACAGCCAGTCTGGACATCAAGTCCTTCTTTGGCTTTGAGAACGCAGCCGAGAAGCTAGCCATGAAGCAATATGCCAACAGTATTAAAAAG GGCAAAGAGATCATAGAGTATTACCTGAAGGAGTTGGAGGATGAGGGGGTGACCCACGTCCCCCGCTGGAGCCCCCCTCAGGCCCCCCCACCCACTGCCAGCCCCACAGATCTACCGGCTGGCTCCCCAGATG ACAAGTTGGATGCAGACTACATCAGGCGTTACCTAGGAGACCTGACGCCGCTGCAGGAGAGCTGTCTTATAAGACTACGCCAGTGGCTGCAGGAGACCCACAAGGGCAAG aTCCCTAAGGACCAGCACGTGCTGCGTTTCCTGCGGGCCCGGGACTTTAACCTGGAGAAGGCCCGGGAGATCCTGTGTCAGTCGCTCTCCTGGAGGAAGCAGCACCAGGTGGACTTCCTGCTGGACTCCTGGGAGAGACCTCAGCTGCTACACGACTACTACACCGGGGGCTGGCACCACCACGACAGAG ATGGACGCCCTCTGTATATTCTGCGACTCGGTCAAATGGATACCAAGGGTTTAGTACGCGCCTTGGGCGAGGAGTCCCTTCTGAGACaa GTCCTGTCCATCAACGAGGAAGGTCTGAGGCGTTGTGAAGAGAACACCAGAGTCTTTGGCCGACCCATCAG ctgctGGACGTGCCTGGTGGACCTGGAGGGGTTAAACATGCGTCACCTGTGGCGTCCGGGGGTTAAAGCCCTGCTGAGGATCATAGAGGTGGTGGAGGCCAACTACCCAGAGACCCTGGGATGTCTGCTCATACTGAGGGCTCCACGGGTCTTCCCTGTGCTCTGGACCCTG GTCAGTCCATTCATTGATGAGAACACCAGGAAGAAGTTCCTGGTGTATGCTGCGAATGACTACCAGGGACCTGGAGGTCTGGTGGACTACATCGATAGAGAGGTCATCCCTGACTTCCTGGGAGGAGACTGCCTG TGTGAGATCCCTGAAGGAGGTATGGTCCCCAAATCTCTGTACAGGACAGCAGAGGCGCTGGAAAGTGAGGAGCTGCGGCTGTGGACAGACACCATCTACAAGACTGCCAGTGTCTTCAAGGGGGCCCCACATGAG CTGCTGATCGAAATCTCCGAGTCCTCTTCTGTGATCACCTGGGACTTTGACGTGTGTAAAGGGGATGTCATCTTCAACATCTACCACTCCAGGAGGGCGCCCCAGCCCCCCAAGAGGGACGTCCAGGGGGCCCACGGCAGCATCGTGTCGCCAGCCACCAACAACATGCAGCTGATTGACAGATCCTGGATTCTGGGGCAAGACTACAGTATGGTGGAGACAGCACTCACCtgcaaggagggagagagtgttcag ggcTCCCATGTGACGCGGTGGCCCGGGTTCTACATCCTCCAATGGCGGTTCCACTGCTCCCCGGCCTGCTCTACCTCCAGCCTGCCCCGGGTGGACGACGTGCTGGCCTCCCTGCAGGTCTCCTCCCACAAGTGTAAGGTCATGTTTTACACTGAGGTGCTGGGCTCCGAAGACTTCAG gggCTCTATGACCAGTCTGGAGTCCAGTCACAGTGGCTTCTCCCAGCTGAGTGCCGCCACCACCACCTCTAGCCAATCACAGTCCAGCTCCACCGTATCAAGGTAG